One genomic region from Vibrio cyclitrophicus encodes:
- the cysD gene encoding sulfate adenylyltransferase subunit CysD, with protein MDQERLTHLKQLEAESIHIIREVAAEFDNPVMMYSIGKDSSVMLHLARKAFYPGKIPFPLLHVDTDWKFREMIEFRDRTAKKYGFDLLVHKNPEGIEMGCSPFVHGSSKHTDIMKTQGLKQALNKYGFDAAFGGARRDEEKSRAKERVYSFRDKNHTWDPKNQRPELWHTYNGQVNKGESIRVFPLSNWTELDIWQYIYLESIDIVPLYLSDKRPVVERDGMLIMVDDDRMELQEGEVIEEKSVRFRTLGCYPLTGAVESEANTLTGIIEEMLVATSSERQGRAIDHDQSGSMELKKRQGYF; from the coding sequence ATGGACCAAGAACGTTTAACCCACTTAAAACAGCTAGAAGCGGAAAGTATTCATATTATCCGTGAAGTAGCGGCTGAGTTTGATAACCCAGTGATGATGTACTCCATAGGTAAAGATTCTTCTGTGATGCTTCATTTAGCTCGCAAAGCGTTTTACCCAGGTAAGATTCCATTCCCGCTGTTACACGTAGATACCGATTGGAAATTTCGCGAGATGATTGAATTTCGTGATCGTACGGCTAAAAAGTACGGCTTTGACCTTTTAGTCCATAAGAACCCAGAAGGTATTGAAATGGGATGTAGCCCATTTGTGCATGGTTCTTCGAAACACACTGACATCATGAAAACTCAAGGCCTTAAGCAGGCGTTAAATAAGTATGGATTCGATGCTGCTTTTGGTGGTGCACGTCGTGATGAAGAAAAATCTCGAGCAAAAGAGCGTGTTTACTCTTTCCGCGACAAGAATCACACATGGGATCCAAAAAACCAACGCCCAGAGCTTTGGCATACCTATAACGGCCAAGTAAATAAAGGCGAGAGCATTCGTGTATTCCCTCTATCAAACTGGACTGAGCTCGATATTTGGCAATACATCTATTTAGAGAGCATTGATATTGTTCCACTTTACCTTTCAGACAAACGCCCTGTGGTTGAGCGTGATGGCATGCTGATCATGGTTGATGATGACCGTATGGAGCTGCAAGAAGGTGAAGTGATTGAAGAGAAAAGTGTTCGTTTCCGAACTTTAGGTTGCTACCCACTAACTGGAGCGGTTGAATCTGAAGCCAATACGTTAACAGGCATTATTGAAGAGATGCTGGTGGCTACTTCTAGTGAGCGTCAAGGTCGAGCGATTGACCATGATCAGTCGGGCTCGATGGAGCTGAAAAAGCGCCAAGGTTATTTCTAA